atgaagtaaatattccagaaatcaaaTCGAGAaaagctgccaaaatgagtaacatagaagtaaatatcctcagagaagtgaagcagcttaaatcacttaataaaggcaagtcctctggtccagactgtataccaatcaggttcctatcggagtatgctgatgcattagctccatacttaacaattatatacaactctacaaaagatccatacccaaagattggaaagttgcacaggtcacaccattcaagaaaggttgtaggagtaatctATGAAATTACAGGctcgtatcattaatgtcaatatggagcaggattttggaacacatgttgtgttcgaacattatgaattacctcgaagaaaatggtctattgacacgcagtcaacattaGTTAGAAAACAGCATttctgtaaaacacaactagctctttattcacatgaagtgttgagtgctattgacaggggatttcagactgagtcagtatttctggatttccagaaggtttttgatactgtactgcacaagtggctcatagtgaaattgcgtgcttatggaatatcgtctcagttgtgtgactggatttatgatttactgtcaaagaggtcacagttcatagtaattgatggaaagtcagtgatttctggcattccccaaggggtgttataggctctttggtgttccttatctatataaatgatttggcgacaatctgaccagccgtcttcggttgtttgcagatgacactgtcatttattgactaataaagtcatcagaagatcaaaacaaactgcaaaacgatttagaaaagataaatgaatggtgcgaagagtggcagttgatcctaaataacaaaacgtgtgaggtcatccacagagtactaaaaggaactcattaaacttcagttacacaatacttcagtctaatctaaaagccgtaaattcaacgaaatacctaggtattacaattacgaacaacttaaattggaaggaacacacagaaaaagttgtggggaaggctaacgaaagactgtgttttattggtaggacactcagaaaatgtaacagacctactaaggagactgcctacactacgcttgtccgtcctcttttagaatactgctgcgcggtgtgggatccttaccagataggactgacggagcacatcgaaaaagttcaaagaaaggcagcatgttttgtattatcaccgcatgtaaatgtgatttgcagagtatccatgtagatgtagatgtagatgaataaaccCAGTCTGATATGGAGTGGagggaaaattattttttctcaaatGACAATATGATCACTGAACACATTTGACAACCTGGCTCGTAGTGTCTTCTGTGTGGGCCACTCCTTCTGGTTATGATGCCTATCTCATACTTGGCTGTCCCACATGAAAAGAAAGCAGGATACTTTGCCCAGCAGCAAATTAACTATTATGAGGTCCATGCATATTGTCCAGTTGTGCTCCTAGTATTAAGTGTTTTGTGTatggtaaatgtattaaaagtgcataactatgtttcattttgatagtatattaattctgtaaataatagcagttccagtttactgtaatgtattcgcaTACCTTGACAGTCTCCTGATCAATGATCAGAGAAGTGAATATTACATTCAAATGCTCTAgattttttatattatactttctgacatgttccacttccatgagtatcttctcatttttgggtctatggaatgaaaactgaatctaatctaaatctctgacagtattcacatgtaattggcaaacctcaaaggtctTTATTTCtatctccctaaactttaattgcatttccaaatttctccttggtttcttttactgcttgctcatggtacacactgaataacattaGGGGCTGCCTACAGCCCCATCCCACTTGTTTCTCCACCACTGCAGTCCTTCCGCATCCTTCAACTCCTATAACttcagtctgttttctgtacaagttctaaataACATTTCACCCTCTACATTTTATCCTCACCGTATTCAATATTCTGAAGaatgtaatccagtcaacattgtcaaatctttccctaaaatatacaaatgtaaatatgtaGATCTGCCTTTCTTCAACTTATCTTCCAGGTCAAGTCGTAGCTTTGGCACTGCCTCAGAGACTTGTACATGTCTCTGCAACTCAATCTGatattccccaaggttggcttctatcatTCATTCAATTTCCctattcatctctcaaagctatccatttgtcttctgttgtattcctatCCCCTGTTTCAGTCCAACACTGCCTGAGGATCGCTTTGAAATTCTCAAGAACCACTGGTTCCTTCAATTTATTCAGGACCAATCTCAATTTCACTGATTTTGtacatttctgcaatttctccagttttaaaacaaaaaaatatggtcAGAATCCATAtggaaatgtcttatagtttaaaatctggtttcaaaatctgtCTCGACTTTATATTATCAagctgaaactttccagtgtcctcAGGTCTCTTCCCTACAcacattattctttcatgatttttaaaacatgTATTAGTAATGATTAAATTAGCCTGTGTGCAAATTTTATCTGACAGctatctctttcattcctttcctccactgcatgtctcctactatttttcctccttcttcttctcctatCATCAAATTTCTACCACCCATCATGATAAATTTTTTTCTCCTTAATTGGCAGcataatttcctttacttcatcatacatactttcaacatcatcttcagctgcggagctagttgacacatAAACTTGTATTAATGTGGCAGGTGTTGGCTTTATATCTATCTTAGATACTACAATGcattcagtatgctgttcatagtagcttaaccatattcctattttcttattcattattaaacctaatcatGTATTAAcacaatttgattttttgttgataAACCTGTACTGACATGCTCATAAGTCCTGTCCTTCCTGCTAATGCACTTCACTGACTCAAACTACATAAACTGCAACCTATCTATTTCCTGTATTCCATTTATGCTAGCAGCCTCTCAAGTTACCAAAAGTACCAAATGCACTTTACTTTGCCTATATCTGTCAAAATGTCTTAAAATTGACAAAACTGATATTACAATCACTTACATTACAGAAAAAGTGTGTGTTTTAACCTATCAGAAGTACTCATTGTGGTGTCACTTCTGTTAAGGTGCAAAAATTGTGATTACATTGGAAAAAATGTCACACCTGAAGTTGGCGAGCTGGGAGCATCTTGTAGACTGGACCACTTAACACTCAATGAACTTATAGACAACTGGCAGTGTTTTGTGTAAAGTAATATATCGGTATGTGTATAAATATTAGGTAAAACAATAGCTTTCCCAAAGTAGTTGCTTTCCTGATAGAAATACAACAATATAGTTAAGTAAGTTaatacccatcatcatcatcaataggaGTGGATTAACACTAGTTGTAACTGGTTGTTAATATACGTCTCAGAAACACAACTGATGCTTCTGTCAGTCAGTGTACGCTATGAATTGCTTGTTTCCACATCCCTGAATGCTATCCTTCATGATGAGATTTATAGAACACAATGTGTGAATTAATGCACTGACAACTTTTAATGTGGCTTTgtattattacttattattattgggttttgaaattagtatttaattttatattattttggcatttaaaatgcttgaactCAAATGCAAGGCTGAATCAAATTAAGATTCTCTTTGGCTAAATGAGTCATCAATTAAAGTAAGAAAATTAAGtacttgaaaaattatgtaaaactatttttaaatattgaaattttaatGCACTTTACCAGATATCAATGATTGATATTTTTCTTAGCTAGACTCCTCTGCCGGGATTGTCTGTTGGCGAGTAtaattttgggacgtgatttacaactaaaagttatcggacttcgtttcGTGAAAAGTGGAAGTTTAGATGCAGGTTCTATTCTGACAGCAAACCAAATGTACTACACTGATTGGTGCCATTAATATGTGATCATTCacttacagacatccccacacaaagtaagccacatttaaTCATCAAAttcatgaaaagaaaaaagttgagGAAAAAAGGAATGATTAGTCGTAATAACAAACACAGCGAAAATAAATAGTTATTATTATGCAAAATGAGCACAAATAACAAAATCTCTGCATAACATAGACCAAGAAATATATTTTATAACCGTACCAGACAATGGCTgaaaaggaaaagagagagagaacaaaaaagTTGTGAGTCCTTGTTCACTTAAATTACATAGATAATCCAATTACAGAGATATTAACTTCATTGTAATCACAGTGTCTACTGCCAGCGATAGAATCATCTCTGCCCTACTGCGGGAAAACATGTCACGAAATCCATTAACACTTGGGGAAACATTACAAACTGTCTTCCCAGTTCACTTAATTTTATGAAATGCTGTTATATAGGGTACCAATATCATTTTGTGTCCTAATCCAAAAAGTAAATAATCCCTCCTACGAGGCTCTGAGATTGCACAGATTGTTATCAACACCATCAAACGTACTTCACAACTTACTTGATGTGTTTTAAATTTAGTATATCTGACATCCATAGCATTAACCTCTGTCTGTGTCATTAATTATCTTAGTCCTCCCTCTGTAAGCAGTTTTAACTGTAAAGGTATTTTTGGTTTGTATACTTACAACGTTTGTCAATACAAAAGAATAGAAGACAGGGAGAAATAAGAAAAAACTTTACTAACTGTCTTTGACCCTTGCAAAGAGATCAAAGATCATTACAGAATGCCATTAGGACCTTGTGTGACTTAGGGTAAGTAACAGAGAAAACATGCTGTCAGTCCCTCACCACTTGGAAGTTAGttgcaatgaacaagctgatacaCTGGCAAGGACAGGAGTCCAAACCTGTCTTAACCATCACTATGGCAGTACAGTAAAATCAAAAGTGAGTAGACGGATCAGGAGGCAGCATGCAGAATTTAGGACTAAGAAGTTCTGCAATCATGAGCATGGGGAATATTGGACTAAGAAGTTCTGCAATCATGAGCTTGAGACAGGCTGAACTTATTGTAGGATTAATGGCTGACACACAGTGGGTATAGAGAAGGTTGTCCCTAAGAGTAGACTATGTAGCAAAGGGGATGAAACCGGATCACATTTAGTGTCAATTTGAAGCATTGGAGGCCAAAAGACAGAAAATATTTGAGTCATCAGTACCCAAAGAAACTGTGTTGTCTCATAACAAACTAGTAAAGGGTGTCCTACAACTCTTTTAAGGGTCCTGGCAGCATAGtctatatcaattcaggcaggctaagaaaaaatattaccttcatagtcttggatgttattgaacatagcatatgttaaaatgaaggactaagtaaggaacacttattttttttgttttctccaaaaaaaatttctgctccgagatacagccctccaaagacgacactgcgcataccattttgaagatgtgaattttggaaaatttttaaaatgatgtatctctatatatatatattgctttatgattacaaagaaacccTACATCTGGACTTATCtgacaaagttcttttactatagcattctgaacttttcTTATAATTTAtgggaaattttttatttttttaaaaaaataccaatccataaaattttgatttttttttctgttggttagtaccatatagttcttaCATTCCCAAAAAGGAAAGCTtacacttttaggttgaacaggttttataaacaattgaaactgttgccgtacataaaacctgtttaattaccacattatcacacaataggctcataaaaatcaaaacctagtctTATTTAACatgattttagttttgaaagatgagtaagagactcatttttcaaacattttaaatggttccaaaatgtatgtgaaagatcGAAAGAAGGTTTCAATTTATGCAACTTCTGTGCACACTGTttagtactgaaattagccagtcaatgaactaaaaatgtgttcgactgcttcagtatcttccttcgaTATACAGTAATgcattcctgttgaaccaataggaatgGTAGCACTTACAGTCTTCAAAATACTGTGAGCAGTGGTGGCTGGAAACCTGTATCCAGCAGCTGGCCCATgtagtagcataaagttcactacaattttgtttaactcataGCTAGTGTCTATAATCTCTTCAATCCACCAGTCATGGTCATACACCAACGCCACCTAGAAACAAAGCCTACACACACAATTCTGTGGGAGCTGTGACATCAGCGTTCTGCAGCTGAGCAGTGCTATCTGTGGTTGAAGCAGTGTTTGGAAGCATGGTCACGGCATGGGTTTGTTTTTGTAGCAGTGTTTGATAGCATGGCTTTGTTTTTATAACATTTGTGGCGGAAATCTTGTTCTCACTGTTATATATGATTCGGAGTGTTATTGATCATCTGTTCAAAATGCCACGCAAGTGCTGCATTCCCTATTGTAGGGGAAACTACGACAACGGTCCAAAAGTTAGCATCTTTTCATTCCCGTCTGATGAAGCCTTAAGATTGAAATGGATCACTGTAGTTCATAGGAAAGACTGGAAACCCAGTAAACAGTCCATTGTAAGTATCTTAAATTTAACTTATTTCTGTATGGTTACTCTTTTTAATACTGTTATGTTACAGAACTGAAAATTCAAATCAATAGCATGACTATAACAAAGCATAATACTTTTAAGCTCACTTTATGCAGTCCTCAGTTAGATTTCATTTGTCAGTTTACATTCTGCCTTTACGTTAACAGTAAAATATATGCTTCTTTTCAGATATGTGAACTGCATTTCAATGCAGACGACATTGAGAAAATTACCAGTGCTTACGACCCAAAAACTGGCAAACTCCTTACAGCACCTTTGGACCGTCCACGTTTAAAGAAAGGTTTGGGAAAATTTATCGTAAAGAATACTTGTAATCAGTTTACAGATGAATGTACAGGTTCCttaattttcttacaatagtgttaGATATGTAACACAGACAAGTACACCATGAAAAATTGCAATACGAAACTCATGTTTTTATCTCTCTCTATTTGCAGATACTGTACCATCAAAGTTGCCAGGATGCCCTACGTATTTATCTTCAAAACAAGCACCAGCTCGAGAAGATCCAGAGAGTCGTCACGAACATTTGGAGAATCAAGCACTTGACAAAGTCATTGAGCAGAGTGTGAAATCACACACAAAAATGGTGGAGAAGATTTCATTTGCTAGGTTAGAAGAGTTTAAATCAAAATTATCTGATTGTGAAAAGCACAGTGACTGGGTCACAGTAACCAAAGCAAACAATTTGTGTCTTGTGTTGTTAAAGGATGTTCCTTAGCTTTTTTTAAGTGTTGTGTGTCATGTCGTTATAAATAGTGATTTAGTGTTGAGTGCATTTGTGAAGGAAGCTGAGCTAAAGTGTGCTGGTAAGATCAAATTACCAAAGCAAGTAAGTGATACTGATAGAGTTAGTAATATTTTGAAAGAGTTGTACGTGATGTTTTATATAAATGAGGCTCCAGTTGAGGCAAGTTTGTCTTGCATTGAAGACATTTTGGACAACCTGTTAGAAAAATTACCAGAAAGTgagcataaaattaaatttttgaaggAAGAAGTTTCATTTCAAGATTTAAAAGTCCAACACAGATTAGGTATGGGAATGATTCAATGATTTTATGGTCATTAGTTTATTCTATCAGTCCACATGCATATAGGTTTTTGAGAACTGCTAGTAATTTTTccattccaagtctcagtacattGTCAAAACTTTGCAGTAAACTTCCAACTCACCCAATCATTGAGCAGCAGAGTGATCAGTTTCtcaattacatttcacaaaaagtTAGTGTTTTATCTGTAAATGACAAAACTGTCCTCCTGTTGATGGATGAGATTTATTTAAAGTCACAACTTGACTATAAAGTTGGCAATGTTGTAGGTGGTGCTTTTAACTCAGATGTGTTTTTGTGTGCAACAAGTGCTTATGTTTTTATGATCCAGAGTATGGATTCAGTGTACAAAGATGTGGTGCATATTCTCCCAGTTCACACAATTCAAGGTGATGTTCTGTTCTCAGTTATTAAACATTTGATTATTAAACTAGAAGCAGTGGGATTTCAGGTAGTAGAAGTAGTTGCTGACAATAATGCTATTAATAAGAAAGCTATTTCacacttttctccccccccccccccccacctctagtgtacagataaaatatgttcATCCTGCGCAGACTTCTGCAGACCGCTCACTTTACTATTTTGTTGATACTGTACATATTTTAAAATGTATACGGAACAACTGGTTTAATGAAAATGACCAAATTATGTGCTTTCCTTCTTTTAGTGACAGCTTGAAGGGACTACATTTACTAGAAAAAGGTGAACTGTTGCAGTATGGCAGCACTTTAACACTTAAGTCATTATATCCAAATTCTTTTGAATGGCAAAATGTGAAATTAGCACTGCGTATTTTTAATAACATGACAGTTGTTGCAATGCAACAACTAGGTGCAAGAAAAGAAACTGACAACTGGGAgggtactgccacatttgtaaaaatAATAGGTCAGTGGATTGATGTTGTTAATGTTAAAATGTTGATTAATGGTAAAAGGCTAAGGAATGTTTACCAAGAACCGATTACTCTCAATTCTGTTTTCTGGAAATTTGTTGTTTCTCTCAGTACTTGTCAAACATTTTGTGGATCTCCCCCTGCAAGcgcacgcttgtgtgtgtgtgtgtgtgtgtgtgtgtgtgtgtgtgtgtatgtgtgtgtgtgtgtgtgtgtgtagttacagtttttacaatcaaaattttttattaaagtGAAGCTTGTtaagtatcatatgtcccattttcaTAAGTTATTAAATGAAAAAAGTTCGATAAATGGTTTACATTATTTGTGGTGAATTTTGAAGGTCCTAGTGCAATTTTATTCATAGTCAAGGAAAATCATTATTACTTATGTAGTCTAAACTATCATGTGGAAGGTTACCTAATTATAAAATCGAATATGCAGCAAGGC
This genomic stretch from Schistocerca cancellata isolate TAMUIC-IGC-003103 chromosome 2, iqSchCanc2.1, whole genome shotgun sequence harbors:
- the LOC126162407 gene encoding uncharacterized protein LOC126162407, with the protein product MTITKHNTFKLTLCSPQLDFICQFTFCLYVNSKIYASFQICELHFNADDIEKITSAYDPKTGKLLTAPLDRPRLKKDTVPSKLPGCPTYLSSKQAPAREDPESRHEHLENQALDKVIEQSVKSHTKMVEKISFARLEEFKSKLSDCEKHSDWVTVTKANNLCLVLLKDVP